A portion of the Chaetodon trifascialis isolate fChaTrf1 chromosome 7, fChaTrf1.hap1, whole genome shotgun sequence genome contains these proteins:
- the LOC139334064 gene encoding uncharacterized protein, which translates to MDLHCFLCWGVALLLLLMPCGHQCLSVRILNQEPVYVIPGSSLVLRARIEQGPLEEISMISWERESETGVDPGKVTLATCPGSSLKCAGTRPNVRANAEQKETTLQIDGYSSTDSGVYAVTLTDHKGAETTAHCIVRMYEAVHHVSVSINVSHSLLVCGEAWGTEPHFSWLYERVAITKTVGSVSKDGTTLLVTMTPFCGHFTCVVSNKLGYSSATYTATPCETEGRGTTAAVVCLVVLLLLGGVLAFLLWRRHRHSSRGERLHEHLDDTI; encoded by the exons ATGGATCTCCACTGTTTCCTGTGCTGGGGAGTTGCCCTGCTGCTTCTTTTGA TGCCATGTGGGCACCAGTGTTTGTCAGTGCGCATCCTCAATCAGGAGCCCGTCTATGTAATCCCCGGCTCCAGCCTGGTTCTGCGAGCTCGAATCGAGCAGGGGCCCCTGGAGGAGATCTCCATGATATCCTGGGAACGGGAGTCCGAGACTGGAGTCGATCCTGGGAAAGTGACACTGGCCACGTGCCCCGGCTCAAGCCTCAAGTGCGCCGGTACGAGGCCAAATGTCCGCGCGAATGCAGAGCAGAAGGAGACGACACTTCAGATTGATggatacagcagcacagacagcggCGTGTACGCTGTGACTCTGACGGATCACAAAGGGGCCGAGACCACCGCGCACTGCATCGTCAGGATGTATG AGGCGGTGCACCATGTCTCGGTCAGCATCAACGTGTCCCACTCCTTGCTGGTTTGTGGCGAGGCCTGGGGGACCGAACCACACTTCAGCTGGCTCTATGAGAGAGTCGCCATCACCAAGACTGTGGGAAGCGTCTCCAAAGATGGAACAACATTGCTGGTGACCATGACTCCATTCTGTGGCCACTTCACCTGCGTGGTCAGCAACAAGCTAGGCTACAGTTCAGCCACCTACACCGCAA CACCATGTGAGACGGAGGGCAGAGGGACAACAGCTGCTGTAGTGTGTCTTgtcgtcctgctgctgcttggagGAGTGCTGGCATTTCTGCTGTGGAG GAGAcacaggcacagcagcagaggagagaggctgcACGAACATTTGGATGACACCATCTAA